The following are encoded in a window of Sminthopsis crassicaudata isolate SCR6 chromosome 3, ASM4859323v1, whole genome shotgun sequence genomic DNA:
- the LOC141561945 gene encoding putative E3 ubiquitin-protein ligase TRIML1, producing the protein MLQPHLLQKELGLSTRDQRGERVMFFCEEDHRALCDSCLSDPEHKDHQVLPLETAADKCNNKLREIWRIFHTKEKKLQTTWDTLRRGEAQFTEHTCTLKESAISEYGKIHEFLRDEECQHLEELQQQYRDNAVQLEDKEHELSKHTKSLQQMMLQVEENLDKMPLEMIQNMPGTWKKKEELLLKKPQLSCLSWPTCPVTGMREMLMSFYKDFTFDPESAHPHLLLSEDLKRVQYGSICQDLPDNKGRLDSALRVLGAQEFTSGKHYWEVEVGDKTEWELGICKDPARKKGLIFSPKHGRTILGSTSENESIVWKSEKGYHCSTSGHIVGIFLDYEMSYIAFYDAIYGYLNGIINIDFEGPLRPYFCAFLSKDESTPVSLIICPKCP; encoded by the coding sequence ATGCTCCAACCTCACCTGCTGCAGAAAGAGCTGGGCCTCAGCACCCGTGATCAACGTGGAGAACGAGTGATGTTCTTCTGTGAGGAAGACCACAGAGCCCTCTGTGATTCCTGTTTATCAGACCCAGAGCACAAGGACCACCAAGTCCTTCCCTTGGAGACAGCAGCTGACAAGTGCAACAACAAACTCCGGGAGATATGGAGGATCTTtcacacaaaagaaaagaagcttcAAACTACATGGGACACATTGAGAAGAGGAGAGGCACAATTCACAGAGCATACCTGCACTTTGAAAGAGTCAGCTATTTCTGAATATGGGAAAATTCACGAGTTCTTGCGGGATGAAGAATGTCAACACCTTGAAGAGCTACAGCAGCAATACAGAGACAATGCAGTCCAACTGGAGGACAAGGAGCATGAGTTGTCCAAACATACCAAGAGTCTGCAACAAATGATGCTCCAAGTAGAAGAGAATTTGGACAAGATGCCCTTGGAAATGATCCAGAATATGCCAGgcacttggaaaaagaaagaagagctcCTACTTAAAAAACCACAGCTTTCCTGCCTTTCCTGGCCTACCTGCCCTGTCACAGGCATGAGAGAAATGCTCATGAGTTTCTACAAGGATTTCACTTTTGATCCTGAATCAGCCCATCCTCATCTCCTCCTGTCTGAAGATCTGAAGAGGGTCCAGTATGGAAGTATCTGTCAAGACCTGCCTGACAACAAAGGGAGACTTGACTCTGCTCTTAGGGTTTTAGGAGCCCAGGAATTCACCTCAGGAAAACATTATTGGGAAGTGGAGGTGGGTGACAAGACCGAATGGGAATTGGGCATTTGTAAAGATCCAGCCAGGAAAAAGGGGCTGATCTTCTCTCCTAAGCACGGAAGAACCATCCTAGGCTCCACATCTGAAAATGAATCCATTGTCTGGAAATCAGAAAAGGGCTATCATTGCAGCACATCTGGACACATAGTGGGCATTTTTCTTGATTATGAAATgagttatatagcattttatgatgCCATATATGGATACCTTAATGGCATAATAAACATAGATTTTGAAGGGCCTCTTCGCCCTTATTTTTGTGCTTTCCTTTCAAAAGATGAGAGCACCCCTGTTTCACTGATCATTTGCCCCAAGTGTCCATAG
- the LOC141561946 gene encoding putative E3 ubiquitin-protein ligase TRIML1: MFFCEEDHRALCDSCLSDPEHKDHQVLPLETAADKCNNKLREIWRIFHTKEKKLQTTWDTLRRGEAQFTEHTCTLKESAISEYGKIHEFLRDEECQHLEELQQQYRDNAVQLEDKEHELSKHTKSLQQMMLQVEENLDKMPLEMIQNMPGTWKKKEELLLKKPQLSCLSWPTCPVTGMREMLMSFYKDFTFDPESAHPHLLLSEDLKRVQYGSICQDLPDNKGRLDSALRVLGAQEFTSGKHYWEVEVGDKTEWELGICKDPARKKGLIFSPKHGRTILGSTSENESIVWKSEKGYHCSTSGHIVGMFLDYEMSYIAFYDAIYGYLNGIINIDFEGPLRPYFCAFLSKDESTPVSLIICPKCP, encoded by the coding sequence ATGTTCTTCTGTGAGGAAGACCACAGAGCCCTCTGTGATTCCTGTTTATCAGACCCAGAGCACAAGGACCACCAAGTCCTTCCCTTGGAGACAGCAGCTGACAAGTGCAACAACAAACTCCGGGAGATATGGAGGATCTTtcacacaaaagaaaagaagcttcAAACTACATGGGACACATTGAGAAGAGGAGAGGCACAATTCACAGAGCATACCTGCACTTTGAAAGAGTCAGCTATTTCTGAATATGGGAAAATTCACGAGTTCTTGCGGGATGAAGAATGTCAACACCTTGAAGAGCTACAGCAGCAATACAGAGACAATGCAGTCCAACTGGAGGACAAGGAGCATGAGTTGTCCAAACATACCAAGAGTCTGCAACAAATGATGCTCCAAGTAGAAGAGAATTTGGACAAGATGCCCTTGGAAATGATCCAGAATATGCCAGgcacttggaaaaagaaagaagagctcCTACTTAAAAAACCACAGCTTTCCTGCCTTTCCTGGCCTACCTGCCCTGTCACAGGCATGAGAGAAATGCTCATGAGTTTCTACAAGGATTTCACTTTTGATCCTGAATCAGCCCATCCTCATCTCCTCCTGTCTGAAGATCTGAAGAGGGTCCAGTATGGAAGTATCTGTCAAGACCTGCCTGACAACAAAGGGAGACTTGACTCTGCTCTTAGGGTTTTAGGAGCCCAGGAATTCACCTCAGGAAAACATTATTGGGAAGTGGAGGTGGGTGACAAGACCGAATGGGAATTGGGCATCTGTAAAGATCCAGCCAGGAAAAAGGGGCTGATCTTCTCTCCTAAGCACGGAAGAACCATCCTAGGCTCCACATCTGAAAATGAATCCATTGTCTGGAAATCAGAAAAGGGCTATCATTGCAGCACATCTGGACACATAGTGGGCATGTTTCTTGATTATGAAATgagttatatagcattttatgatgCCATATATGGATACCTTAATGGCATAATAAACATAGATTTTGAAGGGCCTCTTCGCCCTTATTTCTGTGCTTTCCTTTCAAAAGATGAGAGCACCCCTGTTTCACTGATCATTTGCCCCAAGTGTCCATAG